In Cydia splendana chromosome 25, ilCydSple1.2, whole genome shotgun sequence, a single genomic region encodes these proteins:
- the LOC134802693 gene encoding uncharacterized protein LOC134802693 translates to MRYYVRKTNRGKTPQKLMQSAAYAVMHQGQSLRAIAKALNICHATLFRFIKKLKSGDNPTVGYKPKLLFTTSQEQEIVKQLAQYAKVFCGLSIDEVRKLSFHIARRWKYVIPESWIKNGTASKDWGDKFVRRHNFPVKPLKGKSMKNFFTILDKLMDKHKFLPSRIYYLEEITVPIAKYIADTSLADLKPVCMELAVNASGEIVTPMLMMNNEEYKLNDKSKLCIESKTEIRNATDSRYLNHFIDRTKPCVADPILLLIDNCQYVDMNVLKKAKQNSITLLCIPKSEGCMKTLVKLAKFVKKPSKSQNLFFEPGCDVSHIVCAMLPSKKEIVKCFRENGVWPFNPSVVTGEEFIPEPIEEYNFKVSAPVAQPLPGPSRIPTTQTSDANVSSKNQDPLSRGTIDQCRFCGEFTKCVPITNKPYISNNTTLAFNDVAVQLDFSDGTLPKTVCQACDAKLTEMYDFVKVVKAAQESLINVAEPRQLDVEIDPREDYETLVVKTEYDDDEKDEDDGNDESKDGIVDSLTIGETIFIKEKVTQKRKTKTAGPKTQKKAKVTEVKSENEHELIMDIKEEVIERDTNDLESDTGCFVSDTGTDAKPSEVELATSALVFEMRSDGSGYGYS, encoded by the exons atGCGGTATTACGTCAGAAAAACAAACCGGGGAAAAACTCCTCAAAAACTGATGCAATCGGCCGCTTATGCTGTCATGCATCAAGGGCAAAGTTTACGGGCAATAGCGAAGGCGCTTAACATCTGCCATGCAACACTCTTCCGATTCATTAAGAAGCTGAAATCTGGTGACAACCCTACCGTCGGTTACAAACCCAAGCTGCTTTTCACCACTTCTCAAGAACAAGAAATCGTGAAACAATTAGCCCAATACGCTAAAGTTTTCTGCGGATTATCTATAGACGAAGTGAGAAAACTTTCATTTCACATTGCAAGAAGATGGAAATATGTGATACCGGAGAGTTGGATCAAAAATGGTACTGCTAGCAAAGATTGGGGCGACAAGTTTGTAAGAAGGCACAATTTTCCTGTAAAACCGTTGAAAGGAAAGTCAATGAAAAATTTCTTCACTATATTGGACAAATTAATGGATAAACATAAGTTTTTACCATCAAGAATTTACTATTTAGAAGAAATTACTGTTCCGATAGCCAAATATATTGCTGACACAAGTTTGGCTGATCTGAAGCCAGTATGTATGGAATTAGCAGTAAATGCTTCCGGAGAAATTGTCACACCAATGTTAATGATGAATAACGAAGAATACAAGCTGAACGACAAATCTAAACTTTGTATTGAAAGTAAAACAGAAATAAGAAATGCTACAGACTCAAGGTACTTAAACCATTTCATAGATCGTACTAAACCGTGCGTAGCTGATCCTATTCTGTTACTAATAGACAACTGTCAATATGTCGATATGAATGTTTTGaaaaaagcaaaacaaaatTCGATTACACTGCTTTGTATTCCTAAGAGTGAAGGCTGTATGAAAACTTTAGTGAAATTAGCGAAGTTTGTTAAAAAACCTAGCAAAAGTCAAAACCTGTTTTTCGAGCCGGGCTGTGATGTATCACACATTGTATGTGCAATGTTGCCATCGAAAAAGGAAATAGTAAAGTGTTTCCGGGAGAATGGAGTGTGGCCGTTCAATCCGAGTGTTGTTACCGGTGAAGAGTTTATACCTGAACCTATTGAGGAGTATAACTTTAAA GTGAGCGCACCGGTCGCGCAGCCTTTGCCTGGCCCGAGCAGAATTCCTACTACGCAAACCTCGG ATGCCAACGTGTCATCCAAGAATCAAGACCCTCTAAGTAGAGGCACCATCGACCAATGTCGCTTCTGCGGAGAATTCACCAAATGCGTCCCCATTACCAACAAGCCATATATCTCCAACAACACCACACTGGCCTTCAACGACGTCGCCGTACAACTAGACTTCAGCGACGGAACATTACCTAAGACCGTCTGCCAAGCCTGCGACGCGAAACTAACAGAGATGTACGATTTTGTGAAAGTCGTCAAAGCGGCTCAGGAATCGCTGATCAATGTTGCAGAACCAAGACAACTCGATGTTGAAATAGATCCTAGAGAAGATTATGAAACATTAGTTGTTAAAACtgaatatgatgatgatgaaaaagaTGAAGATGATGGTAATGATGAGAGTAAAGATGGAATAGTAGATTCGCTGACAATCGGTGAAACTATATTTATCAAAGAAAAAGTAACTCAAAAAAGGAAGACTAAGACAGCAGGTCCTAAAACGCAGAAGAAAGCTAAAGTAACTGAAGTTAAAAGTGAAAATGAACATGAGTTGATAATGGATATAAAAGAAGAAGTTATTGAGAGAGACACAAATGATCTTGAAAGTGATACAGGGTGTTTTGTTAGTGATACAGGAACGGATGCTAAACCTAGTGAAGTGGAACTTGCAACGAGTGCTTTAGTTTTTGAAATGAGAAGTGATGGTAGTGGATACGGATATAGTTAG